A window of the Gossypium hirsutum isolate 1008001.06 chromosome A03, Gossypium_hirsutum_v2.1, whole genome shotgun sequence genome harbors these coding sequences:
- the LOC107886043 gene encoding uncharacterized protein isoform X3, translated as MVFIKKESHSFFYPGPGIQESFQIFIFSPMPIFQPTPFSIKPRALQIFLQLPFPSSRPCIILALLLGRILIVFESLFDLLLLAFPKCTLPCRQFGNPQL; from the exons ATGGTCTTCATAAAAAAAGAGTCTCACTCTTTCTTCTACCCAG GTCCAGGGATTCAAGAATCATTCCAGATATTTATATTCTCACCTATGCCAATTTTCCAACCGACTCCCTTTTCGATTAAACCTCGAGCACTCCAAATATTTCTCCAG CTTCCCTTCCCCTCAAGTCGGCCGTGCATAATTTTGGCTCttctccttggccgaatattAATAG TTTTCGAATCCCTTTTTGATTTGCTCTTGCTTGCGTTTCCAAAGTGCACTCTACCCTGTCGACAGTTTG gtaatccccagttaTAG